One segment of Arthrobacter sp. MMS18-M83 DNA contains the following:
- the treY gene encoding malto-oligosyltrehalose synthase yields MRTPVSTYRLQIRPSFTLHDAAALTGYLRDLGVDWVYLSPILTAEEGSDHGYDVTDPSTVDASRGGAEGLAALSKAAREAGLGVLVDIVPNHMGVASPPQNAWWWSLLKEGRASRHAEAFDVDWDFGDGKLRLPVLGSDDDLDKLELVDGELRYFDHRFPLAEGSYVVGDDARDVHARQHYELVGWRRADAELNYRRFFAVNTLAGIRVEIPWVFEEAHAEVSRWFRDGLADGLRIDHPDGLADPSGYLARLKETTGGSYVLVEKILEPGEELPENFDCEGTTGYDALADVDRLFVDPDAEVRLDALDARLRGTETPADYQAMIHGTKRRITDGILRSEILRLARLVPETPELPNPTAADPEVADALAETIASFPVYRSYLPYGKDILAEAVERAARTRPELEQVLERLLPLLLDATSELGRRFQQTSGMVMAKGVEDTAFFRYTRLGTLTEVGADPTEFALSPAGFHERMMHRQAHMPLSMTTLTTHDTKRSEDTRARISAISEAVPEWEAFVDRMQKVAPIPDGPLAVLVWQAIAGAWPASRERLQRYVVKAAREAGNSTSWTDPDEGFEAKVASAVDAVFDVPDVTAALERFVALLDPYGASNSLSAKIVQLTMPGVPDVYQGTEFWDRSLTDPDNRRPVDFERRRAALAALDAGAQTEARDELAKLLLTSRALRLRRDRPELFSGYSPVYAEGPAADHLLAFDRGAVGARGAITLATRLPRKLELNGGWQSTFIRLASSVQDELTGNSYPAGEVPLARLLQRYPVALLVSIT; encoded by the coding sequence GAGGAGGGCTCGGACCACGGTTACGACGTCACGGACCCCTCCACGGTCGATGCCTCGCGCGGCGGTGCCGAAGGGCTCGCCGCGCTTTCCAAGGCTGCGCGGGAGGCCGGTCTCGGGGTCTTGGTGGACATCGTTCCCAACCACATGGGCGTTGCGTCGCCTCCGCAAAACGCCTGGTGGTGGTCGCTCCTCAAGGAGGGCAGGGCCTCGCGCCATGCGGAAGCGTTCGACGTCGATTGGGACTTCGGGGACGGCAAGCTGCGGCTACCGGTCCTCGGCAGCGATGATGACCTCGACAAGCTGGAACTAGTCGACGGCGAATTGCGCTACTTCGATCACCGCTTCCCGCTAGCCGAGGGTAGCTACGTTGTAGGTGACGACGCGCGCGATGTCCATGCACGGCAACACTACGAACTGGTCGGTTGGCGCCGGGCCGACGCCGAACTGAATTACCGCCGCTTCTTCGCGGTCAACACTTTGGCCGGGATCCGAGTCGAAATTCCCTGGGTTTTCGAGGAAGCCCATGCAGAGGTCTCCCGCTGGTTCCGGGACGGGCTCGCGGACGGGCTGAGGATCGATCATCCGGACGGACTCGCGGACCCTTCCGGCTACTTGGCGCGCCTGAAGGAAACGACTGGCGGCTCGTACGTGCTTGTCGAGAAGATCCTGGAGCCGGGGGAGGAGCTTCCGGAGAATTTCGACTGCGAGGGGACCACGGGCTACGACGCGCTCGCCGACGTCGACCGCCTTTTTGTTGATCCCGACGCCGAAGTGCGGCTGGATGCCTTGGACGCCAGACTGAGGGGCACCGAAACGCCGGCCGACTACCAAGCCATGATCCACGGCACCAAGCGGCGTATCACGGACGGCATCCTGCGCTCGGAAATCCTGCGGTTGGCGCGGCTCGTCCCGGAGACTCCGGAACTGCCCAATCCAACGGCGGCGGATCCAGAGGTGGCGGACGCGCTGGCTGAAACCATTGCCTCCTTTCCGGTCTACCGAAGCTATCTCCCGTACGGCAAAGACATCCTGGCGGAGGCTGTTGAGCGGGCCGCCCGGACCAGGCCGGAGCTGGAGCAGGTGTTGGAGCGGCTGCTTCCCCTGCTGCTCGACGCCACCAGTGAATTGGGCCGCCGCTTCCAGCAGACCTCAGGCATGGTCATGGCCAAGGGCGTGGAAGACACCGCGTTCTTCCGCTACACCCGTCTTGGCACGCTGACCGAAGTGGGAGCGGACCCGACGGAATTCGCCCTGTCCCCGGCTGGATTCCACGAGCGCATGATGCACCGCCAGGCGCACATGCCGCTGTCCATGACCACCCTGACCACACACGACACCAAGCGCAGCGAAGACACCCGAGCGAGGATTTCCGCCATCTCGGAGGCCGTACCCGAGTGGGAAGCATTCGTGGACCGGATGCAGAAGGTAGCTCCGATTCCCGACGGGCCACTCGCGGTTCTGGTGTGGCAGGCCATTGCGGGTGCTTGGCCAGCAAGCCGCGAACGCCTCCAGCGCTACGTCGTCAAGGCGGCACGCGAGGCCGGCAATTCCACCAGTTGGACGGATCCGGACGAGGGGTTCGAAGCGAAGGTGGCCTCCGCCGTCGACGCCGTCTTCGATGTGCCGGACGTGACCGCTGCGCTGGAGAGATTTGTCGCGCTCTTGGACCCCTACGGAGCGTCCAACTCGCTGTCAGCAAAAATTGTTCAGTTGACCATGCCCGGCGTACCGGACGTCTACCAGGGAACTGAGTTTTGGGATCGTTCACTCACCGATCCGGACAACCGGCGCCCGGTGGACTTCGAACGGCGGAGGGCCGCTCTCGCAGCCCTCGACGCCGGTGCCCAGACGGAAGCGCGGGACGAGTTGGCCAAGTTGTTGCTGACGTCGCGCGCGCTGCGCCTGCGTCGCGACAGGCCAGAGCTCTTCAGCGGATACAGCCCCGTCTACGCTGAGGGACCCGCGGCCGACCACTTGCTCGCCTTTGACCGCGGAGCGGTCGGCGCACGTGGTGCCATCACGTTGGCCACTCGGCTCCCGCGGAAGCTTGAACTCAACGGCGGATGGCAAAGCACCTTCATCCGCCTCGCGAGCTCGGTCCAGGACGAGCTCACGGGCAACAGTTATCCCGCGGGCGAAGTGCCGCTCGCAAGGCTGCTACAGAGATACCCGGTGGCCCTGCTCGTGTCGATTACCTAG